One genomic window of Fimbriimonadia bacterium includes the following:
- the hisF gene encoding imidazole glycerol phosphate synthase subunit HisF → MLTSRIIPCLDVRDGRVVKGIRFSGLRDAGSPEDLAEEYERQGADELVILDVSATPEGRKTAVETVRGVRAKIGIPLTVGGGIRSTTDVEALLEAGADKVSVNTAAVNDPRILQEIASRFGSQCSVLALDAAERGGGTWEVVVLSGTRRTGMDAVEWAKQAVALGAGEILLTSWDRDGTRSGYDLALLSAVSKAVHVPVIASGGADTSQHLVEALRAGADAVLAASIFHDGDMTVADVKRELAAAGVRVRL, encoded by the coding sequence ATGCTTACCTCTCGGATCATCCCATGCTTGGACGTGCGCGACGGGCGCGTGGTGAAGGGCATCCGGTTCTCCGGACTGCGCGATGCCGGCTCCCCCGAGGACCTGGCGGAGGAGTACGAGCGTCAGGGCGCGGACGAGCTGGTGATCCTGGACGTGAGTGCCACCCCAGAGGGCCGTAAGACGGCGGTGGAGACGGTTCGAGGGGTGCGCGCTAAGATTGGCATCCCGCTCACTGTGGGGGGAGGCATCCGCTCCACGACCGATGTCGAGGCTCTGCTGGAGGCAGGCGCGGACAAGGTGTCAGTGAACACCGCGGCGGTAAACGACCCGCGAATCCTGCAGGAGATCGCCAGCCGTTTCGGCAGTCAGTGCTCAGTGCTTGCTCTCGATGCGGCGGAGCGAGGCGGAGGCACTTGGGAGGTGGTCGTGCTCTCGGGAACGCGCCGGACGGGCATGGACGCCGTGGAGTGGGCGAAGCAGGCGGTGGCATTAGGCGCCGGGGAGATACTGCTCACCAGCTGGGATCGAGACGGTACGCGCTCGGGCTACGACCTGGCGCTTCTCTCGGCCGTATCGAAGGCCGTGCACGTGCCGGTGATCGCATCGGGCGGGGCCGACACGTCGCAACACCTGGTGGAGGCGCTTCGGGCCGGCGCGGACGCGGTGCTGGCGGCATCGATCTTTCACGATGGTGACATGACCGTGGCCGATGTGAAGCGGGAGCTGGCCGCGGCCGGCGTTCGGGTGAGACTATGA
- the hisE gene encoding phosphoribosyl-ATP diphosphatase, with translation MIVPSIDLMGGQAVQLIGGRELALEAGDPLPIAERFSVAGEIAVVDLDAALGQGENAEVIRRLLKAARCRVGGGIRDVDTALRWLDEGASKVVIGTAATPEVLSKLPPERVIAALDAHQGEVVVKGWREGTGRTVLERIRELSGLVGGFLVTFVEREGRMQGLPLDTAREIVEAAGEAKVTIAGGVTTTLDIAALDRMGADAQVGMALYTGAMDLADAIAAPLTTDRPDGLWPTVVVDEHGTALGLAYSSLESLRDAVRTRTGVYHSRKRGLWVKGATTGNTQELLRVDVDCDRDTVRFVVRQQGPFCHTGERTCWGPDWGLRALEATIRSRLADAPEGSYTRRLLDDPSLLDAKLREEAGELASAETPDEVAEEAADLLYFWLVALVRSGKSLEDVERVLDRRALRVTRRGGERKDADA, from the coding sequence ATGATTGTCCCCTCGATAGACTTGATGGGCGGGCAAGCGGTGCAGCTCATTGGTGGCCGCGAACTCGCGTTAGAAGCGGGCGACCCTCTGCCGATAGCTGAGCGTTTCTCGGTGGCGGGGGAGATCGCGGTGGTGGACCTCGACGCGGCGCTCGGGCAGGGCGAGAATGCGGAGGTGATCCGTCGCCTGCTGAAGGCTGCGCGGTGCCGCGTGGGCGGCGGGATTCGGGATGTGGACACGGCGCTGCGATGGTTGGACGAAGGTGCGAGCAAAGTGGTGATCGGCACAGCCGCAACGCCAGAGGTGCTCTCCAAGCTGCCACCCGAGAGGGTGATCGCCGCTCTGGATGCGCACCAAGGCGAAGTGGTGGTGAAGGGGTGGCGAGAGGGTACCGGACGGACCGTGTTGGAACGTATTCGCGAGCTTAGTGGTCTGGTCGGGGGCTTTCTCGTCACCTTCGTGGAGCGCGAGGGGAGGATGCAGGGCCTGCCGCTGGACACGGCAAGGGAGATCGTGGAGGCTGCGGGCGAAGCAAAGGTGACCATCGCAGGCGGGGTGACGACCACGTTGGACATCGCCGCGCTGGACCGGATGGGAGCCGACGCGCAGGTGGGGATGGCACTCTATACCGGTGCCATGGACCTCGCGGATGCCATCGCTGCGCCGCTCACCACGGACCGACCGGACGGCCTATGGCCTACCGTAGTGGTAGACGAGCATGGTACCGCGCTTGGGCTGGCTTACTCGAGTCTCGAGAGCTTGCGGGATGCGGTGCGCACCAGGACGGGCGTGTACCACTCACGCAAGCGAGGGCTATGGGTCAAGGGTGCGACCACTGGGAACACGCAAGAACTGCTGCGGGTGGACGTGGACTGCGACCGTGACACGGTGCGCTTCGTGGTCCGGCAGCAGGGCCCGTTCTGTCACACGGGCGAACGGACTTGCTGGGGGCCGGACTGGGGGCTGCGCGCGCTGGAGGCAACTATCCGCTCGCGGCTCGCCGATGCGCCGGAGGGCTCGTACACGCGAAGGCTGCTCGACGACCCGTCGCTGCTCGATGCGAAGCTGCGAGAAGAGGCCGGGGAGCTTGCCAGTGCCGAGACACCCGACGAGGTGGCGGAGGAGGCTGCGGACCTGCTCTACTTCTGGCTGGTTGCGCTCGTGCGTTCCGGCAAGTCGCTCGAAGACGTGGAGCGAGTTCTCGACAGGCGCGCGCTGCGCGTGACGCGGAGAGGCGGGGAGAGAAAGGACGCGGATGCATGA
- the hisD gene encoding histidinol dehydrogenase: MSRLLRLVQPSEVEALQRSALDAAAITDAARIVEDVRQHGESAVREHAERLGDIAPGEPLSLSREDLERALASISQDDFALLRRVAERIRRFAEAQRKCLLDLDTQVEGGRAGHRWIPVQSAGCYAPGGRFPLPSSVLMTAVTARVAGVEHVWVASPKPPPITLAAAAVAGADGLLAVGGAQAVAALAFGAGGVPACDVIVGPGNKWVTAAKHLVSSSVAIDMLAGPSELVVIADGHADAETVALDLLAQAEHDPDACAILISLDAGLIKGVEEALAGHLAGSPVADIARSALSNGFVCVVESIEEAVGLADQIAPEHLHLHVAGPALAEAVRTCKRYGTMFVGAASAEAVGDYGAGPNHVLPTGGSARHSSGLSVMTFLRARTWLKVDEDASALLDDTVALARLEGLEFHARSAARRR; encoded by the coding sequence ATGAGCCGACTGCTTCGCTTGGTACAGCCATCGGAAGTCGAAGCCCTGCAGAGGAGCGCGCTGGACGCTGCGGCTATTACCGATGCCGCGCGGATCGTCGAGGATGTGAGACAGCACGGCGAGAGTGCGGTCAGAGAGCATGCCGAGCGTCTCGGCGACATCGCTCCTGGGGAGCCGCTGAGCTTGTCACGGGAGGACCTCGAGAGGGCACTCGCCTCGATCTCACAGGATGATTTCGCGCTTCTGCGGCGTGTGGCTGAGCGGATTCGTCGCTTTGCCGAGGCGCAGCGTAAATGCCTGCTCGACCTGGATACGCAGGTCGAAGGGGGGCGCGCAGGACATCGGTGGATACCGGTGCAATCGGCCGGATGCTACGCTCCCGGAGGGCGCTTCCCCTTGCCTTCCTCCGTGCTGATGACCGCGGTCACTGCGCGGGTAGCGGGGGTGGAGCATGTGTGGGTGGCATCGCCGAAGCCACCACCTATCACCCTGGCAGCCGCTGCGGTAGCGGGCGCGGACGGTCTGCTGGCGGTAGGTGGCGCCCAGGCGGTTGCGGCCCTCGCGTTCGGAGCGGGCGGTGTGCCTGCCTGCGATGTGATCGTCGGGCCCGGTAACAAGTGGGTGACCGCGGCAAAGCACCTAGTGTCCTCGTCGGTGGCGATTGATATGCTGGCTGGGCCATCGGAGCTGGTAGTGATCGCTGACGGGCATGCGGACGCCGAGACGGTTGCGCTGGACCTGCTAGCCCAAGCGGAGCACGACCCCGATGCCTGCGCGATCCTGATTAGCTTGGACGCGGGGCTCATCAAAGGTGTGGAGGAAGCGCTGGCGGGACATCTGGCCGGATCGCCCGTGGCTGACATCGCCCGGTCAGCATTGTCTAACGGCTTCGTGTGCGTTGTCGAATCGATAGAGGAGGCCGTGGGGCTTGCGGATCAGATAGCCCCCGAACACTTGCACCTTCATGTAGCGGGACCTGCGCTGGCGGAGGCGGTTCGAACCTGCAAGCGATACGGAACGATGTTCGTCGGGGCCGCGAGCGCGGAAGCCGTTGGGGATTACGGAGCCGGACCGAACCACGTGCTGCCTACCGGTGGCTCGGCAAGGCACTCCTCGGGCCTATCGGTGATGACGTTCCTGCGAGCACGGACCTGGCTGAAAGTGGATGAAGATGCATCGGCGCTTTTGGACGACACGGTGGCACTGGCGCGTCTAGAGGGTTTGGAGTTTCATGCAAGGTCGGCGGCCAGAAGACGATAG
- a CDS encoding PEP-CTERM sorting domain-containing protein (PEP-CTERM proteins occur, often in large numbers, in the proteomes of bacteria that also encode an exosortase, a predicted intramembrane cysteine proteinase. The presence of a PEP-CTERM domain at a protein's C-terminus predicts cleavage within the sorting domain, followed by covalent anchoring to some some component of the (usually Gram-negative) cell surface. Many PEP-CTERM proteins exhibit an unusual sequence composition that includes large numbers of potential glycosylation sites. Expression of one such protein has been shown restore the ability of a bacterium to form floc, a type of biofilm.), producing MKHIRILMIAAALAVGGVVQAQTKASFLPLDSFSDIFVSPGAGTFEYILSLGPNPTITYLGIDYDVDLVFGFWAISDSGDLAASGVAQNGWSYHESSYDLAGWKDPSKSAAVYPNGSLSFSYTAIDTSKIDDFGMHIRVVGALPDGANTAHFRLVPEPGSLAAILVGLGSLGTLRRLRTRR from the coding sequence ATGAAGCACATACGTATTCTGATGATCGCGGCCGCCCTAGCCGTTGGTGGCGTAGTCCAGGCTCAGACGAAAGCCAGTTTTCTGCCGCTGGACAGTTTCAGCGACATCTTCGTGAGCCCAGGCGCTGGGACGTTCGAATACATCCTCAGCCTCGGGCCTAACCCGACCATCACCTACCTGGGGATCGACTACGACGTGGACCTCGTCTTCGGCTTCTGGGCCATCTCGGATTCGGGCGACCTGGCGGCCTCGGGAGTTGCGCAGAACGGTTGGTCGTACCACGAGAGCTCGTACGACCTCGCGGGATGGAAAGACCCTAGCAAGTCCGCTGCCGTGTACCCGAACGGCAGCCTCAGCTTCAGCTACACCGCAATCGACACGAGCAAGATCGATGATTTCGGGATGCACATCCGCGTCGTCGGTGCTCTGCCGGACGGAGCAAACACCGCTCACTTCCGGCTGGTGCCCGAACCCGGCAGCCTCGCTGCTATCCTCGTCGGACTGGGTTCGCTCGGTACGCTTCGCAGACTGCGCACTCGGCGCTAG
- a CDS encoding NDP-sugar synthase: MANGRYRGVIIAGGFGTRLRPLTLTRPKPLMPLANRPFLEYQVGLLRSAGIREIVFATNYLADQIEAHFGDGSHFGVHMIYKEETEPMDTGGAVRNAIEGLPTMDCVVFNGDVLHDFDLQAILRDHEESGAAATLTLYTVQRPHPYGVVPTDERRRVQAFLEPTQEQKKAADRGEKQEGTDNINAGLYVFRGEVAESIPLRRCNIEREFFPSLIASGALVLGHITGGYWTDVGRPAQLLAATRAILSGAVTVAMPPAGEKRDGVYAGEGAEWVGATVKPGCAIGPRSLVAEGATVDDYSALGEGCRVESGARVSASILLPGVTVGQDAIVEGCLIDRDCKIGEAAHLRNVVLGAGSVVTAHSNLGEGIR, encoded by the coding sequence ATGGCCAACGGACGATATCGGGGTGTGATCATTGCCGGTGGATTCGGCACCAGGCTGCGCCCCCTCACCCTCACCCGACCCAAACCCTTGATGCCCCTAGCGAATCGGCCATTTCTGGAATACCAGGTCGGCCTTCTGCGCTCCGCGGGGATCAGAGAGATCGTTTTCGCCACCAATTATCTCGCCGATCAGATCGAGGCCCACTTCGGCGACGGTTCCCACTTCGGCGTGCACATGATCTACAAAGAAGAGACCGAGCCGATGGACACCGGCGGGGCCGTGCGTAATGCGATCGAGGGCCTGCCCACCATGGATTGCGTGGTGTTCAATGGCGACGTGCTGCACGACTTCGACCTGCAGGCGATCCTCCGCGACCATGAGGAGTCTGGCGCTGCGGCCACCCTAACGCTGTACACCGTGCAGCGCCCGCACCCTTACGGCGTTGTGCCGACCGATGAGCGGCGGCGCGTGCAGGCTTTTTTGGAGCCGACGCAGGAGCAGAAGAAAGCGGCGGACAGAGGCGAGAAGCAAGAAGGCACGGACAACATCAATGCAGGCCTGTACGTGTTTCGCGGCGAGGTGGCGGAGAGCATCCCGCTGCGACGATGCAACATCGAGCGGGAGTTCTTCCCTTCGCTGATCGCGAGCGGCGCGCTCGTTCTGGGCCACATCACCGGCGGGTACTGGACAGATGTCGGCAGGCCGGCCCAACTCCTCGCCGCCACGCGCGCGATCCTGAGCGGCGCCGTCACCGTCGCGATGCCCCCTGCAGGCGAAAAGCGTGACGGCGTGTACGCGGGCGAAGGCGCGGAGTGGGTAGGAGCAACCGTGAAGCCTGGCTGCGCAATCGGGCCGAGGTCGCTGGTGGCCGAGGGTGCGACGGTGGACGACTACAGCGCGCTGGGCGAAGGGTGCCGGGTGGAGAGCGGCGCTAGGGTGTCGGCGAGCATCTTGCTGCCCGGAGTGACCGTGGGGCAGGACGCAATCGTAGAGGGTTGTCTGATTGACCGAGACTGCAAGATCGGAGAGGCTGCGCACCTGCGCAACGTCGTGTTAGGTGCGGGAAGCGTCGTGACGGCGCATAGCAATCTAGGGGAGGGCATTCGATGA
- a CDS encoding DegT/DnrJ/EryC1/StrS family aminotransferase, whose amino-acid sequence MKVPLVDLNAQHAELRGRLDAALKEVLDSGRFILGPNVQALEQEIAERCGVQYGVGVASGTDALKIALQALGVGPGDEVITTPFTFVATVEVIAQIGAVPVFADIDPATFLLDPERVREKIGPRTKAILPVHLFGQLADMDALCEIAEERGLLVLEDGAQAIGATRNGKAMGAFGHAATLSFFPTKNLGAMGDGGMIVTNDERIYEHCIALRMHGMPAGDYMYREIGYASRLDEIQAAVLRVKHQMLDEWNRRRVRNAGIYFDLLEGTEVVLPSTLEGNTHTYHQFTIRHPRRDQLQAYLKEREVGCGIYYPAGLHLQEAYASYGHREGDFPLTEQSCREVLSLPVHAHLSEDQVRFAAESIAQFCKESVAAV is encoded by the coding sequence ATGAAAGTGCCTTTGGTGGATCTTAATGCGCAGCACGCCGAGTTGCGTGGCAGATTGGATGCGGCGTTGAAAGAGGTGCTGGACTCCGGTCGCTTCATCCTCGGTCCCAACGTGCAAGCCCTGGAGCAAGAGATTGCCGAGCGGTGCGGTGTGCAATACGGCGTGGGTGTGGCTTCTGGGACCGATGCGCTGAAGATCGCGTTGCAGGCTCTCGGCGTGGGACCCGGCGATGAGGTGATCACGACGCCGTTCACCTTCGTGGCGACCGTGGAGGTGATAGCACAGATCGGCGCGGTTCCGGTGTTTGCGGATATAGACCCTGCTACATTCCTACTGGACCCGGAGCGTGTTAGGGAAAAGATCGGCCCGAGAACGAAGGCGATCTTGCCCGTGCACCTATTCGGCCAGCTAGCCGACATGGATGCCCTGTGCGAGATTGCCGAGGAGCGAGGGCTCCTGGTGTTGGAAGACGGCGCGCAAGCGATTGGCGCAACACGCAATGGCAAGGCGATGGGGGCATTCGGACATGCGGCTACGCTGAGCTTCTTCCCTACCAAGAACTTGGGCGCGATGGGTGATGGCGGCATGATCGTCACGAATGACGAACGCATCTACGAACACTGCATCGCACTTCGGATGCATGGCATGCCCGCGGGAGACTATATGTATCGCGAGATAGGGTATGCAAGTCGGCTGGACGAGATCCAGGCCGCCGTGCTGAGGGTGAAGCACCAGATGTTGGACGAGTGGAACCGGCGACGAGTTAGGAACGCCGGTATCTACTTCGACCTGCTCGAAGGTACCGAGGTGGTTCTGCCATCCACTCTAGAGGGTAACACCCATACCTATCACCAGTTCACCATCCGGCACCCTCGCAGGGACCAGCTACAGGCGTACCTAAAGGAACGCGAGGTCGGGTGCGGCATCTACTATCCTGCGGGCTTACACTTGCAGGAGGCGTACGCTTCGTATGGTCACCGCGAGGGAGACTTCCCGTTGACGGAGCAGTCGTGCAGAGAAGTTCTGTCACTGCCTGTCCATGCGCATCTGTCCGAAGATCAGGTTCGGTTCGCAGCTGAGAGCATCGCCCAATTCTGCAAGGAATCCGTCGCCGCAGTATGA
- a CDS encoding NDP-sugar synthase — protein sequence MLLAAGVGSRLDPLTRRLPKPMVPVMNRPAMEHILELLVHHGFTEIMVNLHYMGDVIESHFGDGSRWGARITYSREDQLWGDAGSVGRVKDFWDDTFLVIGADDVTDMDLGALVAYHKDRRADATIALYPVEDPSEYGVAVVEKGRIIGFQEKPSPSQAKSRMANTGVYVFEPRVLDMVPEGKVYGLGRDLLPGLLDEGRPFFGWQADGYWCDIGSLAYYHQTHRDALAGRIALTSGLSELLPRVWVAESVELHPDAVVVGPCLLGGGCRIGAGAKIERSVLGPNCSVAEGSLINDCVIWGSVSVGPATTLQSCLVGSGCAVSSTGELHRAIIV from the coding sequence ATGCTCCTCGCAGCGGGTGTTGGATCGCGGCTGGACCCACTCACCCGTCGGCTGCCAAAGCCTATGGTGCCGGTGATGAACCGCCCCGCCATGGAGCACATCCTCGAACTCCTGGTGCATCATGGCTTCACCGAGATCATGGTGAACTTGCACTACATGGGGGATGTGATCGAGTCGCACTTCGGCGACGGGTCTCGATGGGGTGCTCGAATCACCTATTCGCGCGAAGACCAGCTTTGGGGGGATGCTGGCAGTGTCGGCCGTGTGAAGGACTTCTGGGACGACACGTTCCTGGTGATAGGCGCCGACGACGTAACGGACATGGACCTCGGCGCGCTGGTCGCTTACCATAAGGACCGTCGAGCCGATGCCACGATCGCCCTGTACCCCGTGGAGGACCCATCGGAATACGGGGTCGCGGTGGTCGAGAAGGGCAGGATCATTGGCTTTCAGGAGAAGCCCTCCCCCTCGCAAGCCAAGTCGCGCATGGCCAACACCGGTGTGTACGTGTTCGAACCGAGGGTGTTAGATATGGTTCCCGAGGGCAAAGTGTATGGTCTTGGAAGAGACCTCCTGCCTGGACTGCTGGACGAAGGGCGGCCCTTCTTCGGATGGCAGGCCGACGGGTACTGGTGCGATATCGGGAGTCTAGCGTACTACCATCAGACGCACCGGGATGCTCTCGCAGGACGCATCGCACTAACATCGGGGCTATCCGAGTTGCTGCCGAGGGTATGGGTTGCCGAGAGTGTCGAGTTGCACCCCGATGCGGTCGTAGTAGGGCCGTGCTTGCTGGGCGGCGGATGCAGAATCGGGGCGGGAGCTAAGATCGAGCGCAGCGTGTTGGGACCGAATTGCTCGGTCGCCGAGGGATCTCTCATCAACGATTGCGTGATTTGGGGCAGTGTGAGCGTCGGTCCGGCCACCACCTTGCAGTCGTGTCTGGTCGGCTCGGGATGCGCAGTGTCCTCGACGGGAGAGTTGCACCGGGCGATCATCGTCTAA
- a CDS encoding DinB family protein has protein sequence MSFLHSQSQAWDSAHWEFLLVFEDLADEDLWRRPAPGLLSVGELVCHMAYWQTTYATKLDPACDIESPLAREAARYYPYAVASPLVLDMSVAEVAKEFDRVQKASKEVFLRSNADREAPLTFEGPGRTFGEFADYMVFHIAYHTGQAFSVRHLMGHRTNDN, from the coding sequence ATGTCGTTCTTGCACAGCCAATCGCAGGCGTGGGACAGCGCCCACTGGGAGTTCTTGCTCGTGTTCGAGGATCTTGCTGACGAGGACCTGTGGCGGCGACCCGCCCCCGGGCTCCTGAGCGTCGGCGAGCTCGTGTGCCATATGGCTTACTGGCAGACCACGTACGCCACCAAGCTGGACCCCGCTTGCGACATCGAGTCGCCGCTGGCGCGTGAGGCGGCCCGTTACTATCCCTATGCGGTCGCCAGCCCACTGGTGCTCGACATGTCGGTGGCGGAGGTCGCCAAGGAGTTCGACCGTGTGCAGAAGGCGTCGAAGGAGGTCTTCCTTCGATCCAACGCTGATCGAGAGGCGCCGCTGACGTTCGAAGGGCCTGGCCGCACGTTCGGCGAGTTCGCCGACTACATGGTCTTTCACATCGCGTACCACACCGGCCAGGCGTTCTCGGTACGGCACCTGATGGGCCACCGGACGAACGACAACTGA
- a CDS encoding ADP-ribosylglycohydrolase family protein encodes MSHVRNGAANGMRSAPFGFFLRSWKFAYECAEITHGHREAAVAAAVFADAIARVLAGQDLASALADAASQAGAEGTSRELVVHALDLVEMGRPAPECIQELVAGWVADEALAISVYCAVAADSFDQAVCWAVNHSGVRTPPVRLRGTSTAPRKGWIPSRLVGCPTSS; translated from the coding sequence TTGAGTCATGTAAGAAACGGGGCAGCGAACGGGATGCGCTCGGCGCCCTTCGGCTTCTTCCTTCGCTCATGGAAGTTTGCTTACGAGTGTGCGGAGATCACCCACGGCCACCGAGAAGCTGCAGTAGCGGCAGCTGTCTTCGCAGATGCCATTGCTAGGGTGCTCGCCGGACAAGACCTGGCCTCGGCTTTGGCTGACGCCGCATCCCAAGCTGGTGCAGAAGGAACCAGTCGCGAGCTGGTTGTGCATGCGCTCGACCTTGTGGAGATGGGCCGCCCGGCTCCCGAGTGCATCCAGGAGCTTGTTGCGGGATGGGTGGCAGACGAGGCGCTAGCGATCTCTGTTTACTGCGCCGTCGCGGCGGACTCGTTCGATCAAGCCGTCTGCTGGGCCGTGAACCACTCTGGCGTTCGGACTCCACCGGTTCGATTGCGGGGAACCTCTACGGCGCCGCGCAAGGGATGGATTCCATCTCGCCTCGTTGGCTGTCCGACCTCGAGCTGA
- a CDS encoding class I SAM-dependent methyltransferase codes for MFLRRFSTADIPRIFNITESAHRIHNPITPEKLATIGAALRLEPGTRVLDLGSGSGEMLCTWARDHGVIGTGIDMSQLFTEQAKRRAEELGVADRVEFIHGDATDYVADEKVDVAACVGATWIGGGVDGTIELLSRSLRTGGIILIGEPYWRQLPPTEEVAKGCLAHSISDFLMLPDLLASFGRLGYDVVEMVLADQDGWDRYEAAKWLTMRRWLEANPDDELVEEVQAQLTSEPVRYATYTREYLGWGVFALMAR; via the coding sequence ATATTCTTAAGGAGGTTTTCCACAGCGGACATTCCACGGATATTCAACATCACCGAAAGCGCTCACCGCATCCACAACCCGATCACACCTGAGAAGCTCGCTACTATCGGCGCTGCGCTGCGCCTGGAACCGGGAACCCGAGTGCTCGACCTCGGCAGCGGTTCGGGGGAGATGCTATGCACTTGGGCGCGTGATCACGGCGTCATCGGCACCGGTATCGACATGAGCCAATTGTTCACCGAGCAAGCGAAACGCCGTGCTGAAGAACTTGGCGTCGCCGATCGAGTCGAATTCATCCATGGCGATGCTACCGACTATGTCGCCGACGAAAAGGTCGATGTGGCGGCCTGTGTCGGCGCCACCTGGATCGGTGGAGGTGTAGACGGCACTATCGAGCTTCTGTCGAGGAGCCTGCGCACCGGAGGGATCATCCTCATCGGCGAGCCCTACTGGCGGCAGTTACCGCCCACGGAAGAGGTTGCTAAGGGGTGCCTTGCCCACTCGATCTCCGACTTTCTCATGCTTCCGGACCTTCTCGCGTCTTTCGGCCGCCTTGGCTATGACGTCGTCGAAATGGTTCTGGCCGACCAAGATGGTTGGGACAGATATGAGGCGGCCAAATGGCTCACCATGCGCCGATGGCTTGAAGCTAATCCTGACGACGAGTTGGTCGAAGAGGTTCAAGCCCAGCTGACCTCGGAGCCAGTGCGCTACGCAACGTACACGCGTGAGTACCTGGGCTGGGGCGTGTTCGCGCTGATGGCGAGGTGA
- the cmr4 gene encoding type III-B CRISPR module RAMP protein Cmr4, which yields MTTNNRSFVTFPFTGVALDPIHVGTGGTRLGRVDNTIVRDPVTRIPKIPGSSIAGVMRAHTAMSKGKYPNCAGLGQPERDGAGGHCGNADCPVCTVFGFAKGIGSSGGFAGLAAFSDMHVLLFPVASQLGPQWITCPIALRQTGIAEFSELGDLPEQQVVYRKADGAAAQPSLNLGWLLLPVKTDWQPLSEIAQKIEALGIPGYIISRLGVVSDKLFTHIVNSNLEVRTSVAIDPATGAAEEGALFTYEALPRGTVLFWEVTCRNPKHFKINQGDVKAVDSPEKVRDVVTDANSYLEHLGIGGMGSRGMGRLRVLATKELADVDKPGKEVS from the coding sequence ATGACAACAAATAATCGGAGTTTTGTGACATTTCCGTTTACCGGTGTGGCGCTCGATCCCATCCACGTAGGCACGGGTGGAACTCGGCTGGGCAGGGTGGACAACACCATCGTGCGCGACCCGGTCACGCGGATACCGAAGATTCCGGGTTCGAGCATCGCGGGAGTCATGCGAGCCCACACAGCCATGTCAAAGGGGAAATACCCCAACTGTGCCGGCCTTGGCCAGCCGGAGCGCGACGGTGCAGGCGGCCATTGTGGAAACGCCGATTGTCCTGTGTGCACCGTGTTCGGTTTTGCCAAAGGCATAGGCTCCAGCGGTGGGTTCGCGGGACTGGCCGCATTCAGCGACATGCATGTGCTGCTCTTTCCCGTGGCATCGCAATTGGGGCCGCAGTGGATCACGTGTCCGATAGCATTGCGGCAAACCGGCATCGCCGAATTCTCAGAACTGGGTGATCTGCCTGAGCAGCAGGTCGTTTACCGTAAAGCGGACGGCGCGGCAGCTCAGCCATCATTGAATCTCGGCTGGCTTCTTCTGCCGGTCAAGACGGATTGGCAGCCACTGAGCGAGATTGCTCAAAAGATCGAAGCGCTGGGGATACCGGGTTACATCATCAGCCGCCTGGGTGTCGTTTCGGACAAGCTGTTCACTCATATCGTGAATAGCAACCTCGAAGTACGAACCTCGGTCGCCATCGATCCGGCCACTGGAGCGGCCGAGGAAGGGGCGCTGTTCACCTATGAGGCCCTGCCTCGAGGCACAGTGCTTTTTTGGGAGGTAACCTGCCGGAATCCAAAACACTTTAAGATCAATCAAGGTGATGTGAAGGCGGTCGACTCACCGGAGAAAGTCAGAGATGTTGTTACTGATGCCAATTCTTATCTGGAACATCTCGGCATCGGCGGCATGGGAAGCCGGGGTATGGGACGGCTGCGGGTGCTGGCAACGAAGGAGCTTGCCGATGTGGATAAGCCAGGAAAGGAGGTCTCGTAA